From the Leptospirales bacterium genome, one window contains:
- the cysT gene encoding sulfate ABC transporter permease subunit CysT, with protein sequence MKARFKKHSILPGFRLTLGYSAFYTLAAVLLPLAAVFWKGVEGGAFLRAAFDPRALQAYRVSFGCALLAAGLNAFFGFVTAWALARYQFPFKRILDAAIDLPLAIPTAVSGIALCAVFAPDGWPGAWFYALGIETAYTPLGIVIALTFIGLPFVVRTLQPALSELDRQFEEAALSLGASRWQCFWRVILPEMAPALLIGFALAFGRALGEYGSVIFIAGNIPYRSEIAALLIVSRLEQYDYHGAAAIACVMLLISFCGLLALNLLQRRLSRGSA encoded by the coding sequence GTGAAAGCAAGATTCAAGAAGCACAGCATCTTACCCGGCTTTCGTCTGACCCTTGGCTACAGCGCCTTCTACACGCTGGCGGCAGTGTTACTGCCGCTGGCGGCAGTATTCTGGAAGGGCGTCGAAGGCGGCGCATTTCTGCGCGCCGCCTTCGACCCGCGGGCCTTGCAAGCTTACCGTGTCAGCTTTGGCTGCGCCCTGCTGGCTGCCGGACTCAATGCCTTCTTTGGCTTTGTTACTGCGTGGGCTTTAGCCCGTTACCAATTCCCGTTCAAGCGTATACTGGACGCTGCCATTGATCTACCCTTAGCCATACCCACGGCAGTTTCGGGCATTGCCCTGTGCGCTGTCTTTGCCCCGGACGGCTGGCCCGGGGCGTGGTTTTATGCCCTTGGTATTGAGACGGCCTACACTCCCCTGGGCATCGTCATTGCGCTGACCTTTATTGGACTGCCATTTGTGGTACGTACCCTCCAGCCGGCCTTGAGCGAGCTGGACCGGCAATTTGAGGAAGCGGCCTTGAGCCTGGGCGCCTCGCGCTGGCAGTGTTTCTGGCGAGTCATCCTGCCGGAAATGGCGCCGGCGCTTTTGATTGGCTTTGCCCTGGCATTTGGCCGAGCGCTTGGCGAATATGGCTCGGTGATTTTTATCGCTGGCAACATTCCCTACCGCAGTGAGATTGCGGCGCTGCTGATTGTCTCCCGACTGGAACAGTACGACTATCATGGCGCAGCGGCCATCGCCTGCGTGATGCTGCTGATTTCCTTTTGCGGATTGCTGGCCTTGAATTTGCTGCAGCGCCGCCTCAGCAGGGGGAGCGCTTGA
- a CDS encoding MFS transporter → MSRKELYLLLALAAVQFTHIIDFMVMMPLSPQLTEAFQISVRQFNWLVSAYGISAAIAGLVVFLFIDRLDREAALFWLYAGFALGTLACAIAPDYYSLMAARTVAGAFGGVTGALVLTIAGDAVALEFRGRAMGIVMLSFSAASVFGVPAGLKLAHHIGWHAPFVAVAALGVILLAAITALVPSMRAHIDESQRAHPWLRLRSLLEQPGVAQALVFTFFLMLGHFTIIPMIAQYMEKNVGVANEDLFWIYFVGGAATFISAPTVGHLSDRFGKRRVFSLFLLLSLIPIFWISNMRPSPLWAALSATTLFFITANGRFIPAMALVTSTVPARIRGGFMSINSAVQQIGMGAAAALGGALISDHQGVIEHFDRAGATAAALCVIALLLSRMLHIHGAPAASSPQAAAEAA, encoded by the coding sequence ATGTCCCGTAAAGAACTCTATTTGTTGCTGGCGCTTGCCGCGGTGCAGTTTACGCACATCATCGACTTCATGGTGATGATGCCGCTGTCGCCGCAATTGACCGAGGCATTTCAGATCAGTGTGCGCCAGTTCAACTGGCTGGTTTCGGCTTATGGCATCAGCGCCGCTATTGCCGGATTGGTTGTTTTCTTGTTTATCGATCGCCTGGATCGCGAAGCGGCGCTGTTCTGGCTCTATGCTGGCTTCGCCCTTGGCACGCTGGCCTGTGCCATCGCCCCCGACTACTACAGCCTGATGGCCGCGCGCACCGTGGCCGGGGCTTTTGGCGGGGTGACCGGCGCGCTGGTACTCACCATAGCCGGCGACGCCGTCGCCCTGGAATTTCGCGGTCGCGCAATGGGCATAGTGATGCTTTCCTTTTCGGCGGCCTCGGTGTTTGGCGTTCCGGCGGGGCTCAAGCTGGCGCATCACATTGGCTGGCACGCCCCCTTTGTGGCCGTTGCCGCTCTGGGCGTGATCTTGCTGGCGGCAATTACCGCCCTTGTGCCATCGATGCGCGCTCATATCGACGAGAGCCAGCGCGCTCATCCCTGGTTGCGACTGCGTTCACTGCTTGAACAACCCGGCGTGGCGCAGGCCCTGGTCTTTACCTTTTTTCTAATGCTGGGACACTTCACCATCATTCCGATGATTGCTCAGTACATGGAGAAGAATGTTGGCGTGGCCAACGAAGACCTGTTCTGGATCTATTTTGTAGGCGGCGCGGCGACCTTCATTTCGGCGCCCACTGTCGGACATCTCTCCGATCGCTTTGGCAAGCGTCGCGTTTTCTCTTTGTTCCTCTTACTTTCGCTGATACCCATTTTCTGGATCAGCAACATGCGACCCTCGCCTTTGTGGGCGGCGCTGAGCGCAACGACGCTTTTTTTCATCACCGCCAATGGCCGCTTCATTCCGGCCATGGCCCTGGTCACTTCTACAGTACCGGCGCGGATTCGCGGCGGCTTCATGAGTATCAATTCGGCGGTGCAACAAATTGGCATGGGCGCGGCAGCGGCGCTGGGCGGCGCGCTGATCAGCGATCATCAGGGCGTGATCGAGCATTTTGACCGCGCTGGCGCGACGGCGGCAGCATTGTGCGTCATTGCGCTGCTGCTTTCGCGCATGCTCCATATCCATGGCGCGCCGGCTGCCAGCTCGCCACAGGCGGCGGCCGAAGCGGCATGA
- a CDS encoding TMEM43 family protein, which translates to MADYSTTTTVSWGERLKQSITTTLVGAGLFLAAFPVLWYNERCSVDNIRGLEAYAQELRSVDANSVSGADEGKPVHLSGQAVTTETLHDDLFGVSRVAIRIERDVEMYQWKETEEKKTQNNTGGSQTTTTTYKYTTEWSSSYHDSSRFKERSGHSNPSMPAHSQTFTANNVTIGARRFSAQMISQIGGSQELVPDNAGGMSLAGRSGQAEGGYIYFSQGSPGSPQVGDVRVKFSYVPSDQTVTIFARQTGNSFAGLPREHGTDILRVDMGQLSKEQVIEAQASSDKVMRWILRIGGFAAMWIGLALFFRPLRVLADVLPFLGSLLGAGLTIFSGIISVVLSFSTIAIAWIFYRPLLGLGLLAVVAGAIALAVFIVKKRKAAAQSA; encoded by the coding sequence ATGGCCGATTACTCAACGACAACAACCGTCTCCTGGGGCGAACGCCTCAAACAATCCATCACCACTACTCTGGTAGGCGCCGGGCTATTTCTGGCCGCCTTTCCAGTCCTGTGGTACAACGAACGCTGCTCGGTGGATAACATCCGAGGACTGGAAGCTTACGCCCAGGAATTGCGCAGTGTCGATGCCAACAGCGTCAGCGGCGCCGACGAGGGCAAGCCGGTGCATCTCAGCGGGCAGGCGGTGACCACCGAAACCTTGCACGACGATCTCTTTGGCGTTTCACGGGTTGCAATCCGCATTGAACGCGATGTAGAAATGTATCAGTGGAAGGAAACAGAGGAAAAAAAGACGCAAAACAATACCGGCGGCAGTCAAACGACCACCACTACGTATAAATATACCACCGAGTGGTCTTCCAGCTATCACGATTCCTCCCGCTTCAAGGAACGCAGCGGACATTCCAATCCCTCCATGCCGGCGCACAGCCAGACTTTCACGGCAAACAATGTAACCATCGGCGCGCGACGCTTCAGCGCGCAGATGATCAGCCAGATCGGCGGCAGCCAGGAGCTGGTTCCGGATAATGCCGGCGGCATGAGCCTGGCCGGACGCAGCGGACAGGCGGAGGGCGGCTACATCTATTTCAGCCAGGGCAGTCCTGGCAGCCCACAGGTGGGCGATGTGCGCGTGAAATTCAGCTATGTGCCATCCGATCAGACGGTTACTATCTTTGCCCGCCAGACTGGCAATTCTTTCGCTGGTTTGCCGCGCGAACATGGTACAGACATTTTGCGCGTCGATATGGGCCAGCTCTCCAAAGAGCAGGTAATCGAGGCTCAGGCCAGTTCGGATAAGGTGATGCGCTGGATTCTACGGATCGGCGGTTTTGCGGCGATGTGGATTGGCCTTGCCCTCTTTTTCCGGCCGCTGCGCGTGCTGGCCGATGTGTTGCCTTTTCTGGGCAGCCTTCTGGGGGCCGGCCTGACCATTTTCTCCGGCATCATTTCAGTGGTGCTGAGTTTCAGCACGATTGCGATCGCCTGGATTTTTTATCGGCCGCTGCTGGGCCTTGGACTTCTGGCAGTTGTAGCAGGGGCCATCGCTCTGGCCGTATTCATCGTCAAGAAACGCAAGGCCGCAGCGCAAAGCGCCTGA
- a CDS encoding cyclic nucleotide-binding domain-containing protein, whose protein sequence is MRQSRPQYVVAALQAPAALSHYSMRNIAVLCNDEQLNAEIAAACQEFDDEFSPVFLAAVDSFVQYLNYELPEIDIVYFGAAGVDVSTALDAVKNDPWLHFGGSIVIYDEASEHDLLERFRGVNIIALIHRDRVSLYLPRALSVLYLNRSILFQRDLHALLQANLEGAFVMNNDPFDAATYSNLLSNFLYNSNLLSLEGKYDFNTALTELLYNAIEHGNCGITFEEKREFLAGNSDIVRLIREKNQAPEVGRRKVRLNYRISPERSSFAIQDEGAGFDWRSRYGREENTEELHGRGIMIARHYLKELRYNEKGNEVYFEIGHLENESNAVPRVFSQTAVEEYQDGEIVFRQGDSSSHIYYIVAGRFDIFANDRKVSTLTPADIFLGEMSFLLNNRRSATVVAAGGGSLIKLSKEAFINAIKREPHYGIFLARLLAQRLQQLHDFPV, encoded by the coding sequence GTGCGGCAGAGCAGACCGCAATATGTAGTTGCCGCCCTCCAGGCGCCCGCTGCTCTGTCACACTACAGTATGCGCAACATCGCCGTTCTTTGCAATGATGAGCAACTGAATGCGGAGATTGCCGCCGCCTGTCAGGAGTTCGATGACGAATTCAGCCCGGTCTTTCTGGCTGCGGTCGATTCTTTCGTGCAGTATTTGAACTACGAACTGCCGGAGATCGATATCGTCTATTTCGGCGCTGCCGGCGTCGACGTCAGTACGGCCCTCGATGCCGTAAAGAACGACCCCTGGCTTCACTTTGGCGGAAGCATTGTCATCTACGATGAAGCAAGCGAACATGACCTGCTGGAACGCTTTCGAGGCGTCAACATCATCGCCCTGATCCATCGCGACCGCGTTTCACTCTATCTGCCGCGCGCCCTTTCTGTCTTGTATCTAAATCGAAGCATCCTCTTCCAGCGAGATTTGCACGCTCTGTTGCAGGCCAATCTGGAAGGCGCTTTCGTCATGAACAACGACCCCTTTGACGCCGCCACCTATTCTAATCTACTATCCAACTTTCTTTATAACTCCAATTTGCTTTCTCTGGAGGGGAAGTACGACTTTAACACCGCCCTGACCGAACTGCTCTACAATGCAATCGAGCACGGCAATTGCGGCATAACCTTCGAAGAGAAAAGGGAATTTCTTGCCGGCAACTCCGACATAGTTCGCTTGATTCGCGAAAAGAATCAGGCGCCGGAGGTAGGTCGACGCAAGGTGCGCCTGAACTACCGCATTTCTCCGGAGCGCTCTTCCTTCGCCATTCAAGATGAGGGCGCCGGATTCGACTGGCGCAGCCGCTACGGTCGCGAGGAAAACACGGAAGAACTGCATGGTCGCGGCATAATGATTGCGCGCCACTACTTGAAAGAGTTGCGCTACAATGAAAAGGGCAATGAGGTCTATTTTGAAATTGGCCATCTGGAAAATGAAAGCAACGCTGTGCCGCGCGTCTTTTCGCAGACTGCTGTTGAGGAATATCAAGACGGCGAAATCGTATTTCGCCAGGGAGACTCTTCCAGCCACATCTACTACATTGTGGCCGGTCGATTCGATATTTTTGCTAACGATCGGAAAGTATCGACCCTTACTCCAGCCGACATCTTTCTGGGCGAGATGTCCTTTTTGTTGAACAATCGACGGTCAGCTACCGTGGTAGCGGCCGGCGGCGGTTCCTTGATCAAGCTTTCCAAAGAAGCGTTTATCAACGCCATCAAGCGCGAGCCGCACTACGGAATATTTCTGGCGCGGCTGCTGGCGCAGCGACTGCAGCAATTGCACGACTTTCCGGTTTGA
- a CDS encoding TOBE-like domain-containing protein: MEIEIKGLTKQFGDFAALRGVDLRAPSGALTALLGPSGCGKTTLLRIVAGLETADGGEVLFGGQPAAAQLKQRRVGFVFQHYALFRHMSVFENVAFGLRVKPRQQRLSRPAIREKVLELLHLVQLSGYQDRLPAQLSGGQRQRVALARALAVEPQVLLLDEPFGALDAGVRRELRRWLRKLHDEVKITSLFVTHDQDEALEVADQVAIMRAGKLEQAGAPEAVYARPATPFVFEFLGAVNLFHGRMENGALNVSDVHSEEADRAALVYVRPHELALSRQRAADSLFSATVESIRSAGPAVRVLLRSERGQNLEAELSAEQGRALALLRGESVFVALRNKQVYFEDFVI; the protein is encoded by the coding sequence ATGGAAATTGAAATCAAAGGTCTCACCAAGCAGTTTGGCGATTTTGCCGCACTGCGCGGCGTTGATTTGCGGGCGCCATCGGGCGCCTTGACGGCGCTGCTGGGACCAAGCGGTTGCGGTAAGACGACGCTCTTGCGTATCGTTGCTGGATTAGAAACAGCAGACGGCGGAGAGGTGCTCTTTGGCGGCCAGCCGGCGGCGGCGCAGCTCAAGCAAAGGCGCGTCGGCTTTGTCTTTCAGCACTACGCTCTTTTCCGACATATGAGCGTCTTTGAGAATGTCGCCTTTGGACTGCGCGTCAAGCCGCGCCAGCAGCGACTGTCGCGCCCGGCGATTCGCGAGAAGGTGCTGGAACTGTTGCACCTGGTGCAGCTCAGCGGCTACCAGGATCGCCTGCCGGCGCAACTATCCGGCGGCCAGCGGCAGCGGGTTGCCCTGGCGCGGGCCCTGGCCGTGGAGCCGCAGGTCCTTTTGCTGGATGAGCCCTTTGGCGCGCTGGACGCTGGCGTCCGCCGCGAATTGCGCCGCTGGCTGCGCAAACTGCATGATGAAGTAAAGATTACATCGCTCTTTGTTACCCACGACCAGGACGAAGCTCTGGAGGTCGCCGATCAGGTGGCCATCATGCGCGCCGGAAAACTGGAGCAGGCGGGCGCTCCGGAGGCCGTTTACGCCCGTCCGGCGACGCCCTTTGTCTTTGAGTTCCTTGGCGCTGTGAATCTGTTCCACGGGCGAATGGAAAACGGGGCCTTGAACGTCAGCGACGTTCATTCCGAAGAAGCCGATCGCGCAGCGCTGGTCTATGTGCGTCCGCATGAGCTGGCCCTTTCCCGTCAGCGCGCCGCCGATTCATTGTTTTCAGCCACAGTGGAGTCGATTCGATCTGCCGGGCCGGCGGTACGCGTGTTGCTGCGCAGCGAGCGCGGCCAGAATCTGGAGGCCGAGCTGAGCGCCGAGCAGGGGCGTGCACTTGCTTTACTGCGCGGCGAAAGCGTCTTTGTGGCCCTGCGCAACAAACAGGTATATTTCGAAGATTTTGTGATTTGA
- the cysW gene encoding sulfate ABC transporter permease subunit CysW: protein MWLKAACIGLSFVFVGILVATPVAAIFQQALANGIGAYWQAISSDQSRQAIVLSLLAAFVAVPLNTTFGIAAAWAIARFEFPGKATFSAIIDLPFSVSPVIAGLVFVLLFGGRGLFGEWLQEHNFRIIFAAPGIVLATVFVTFPFVARELIPFMQAQGAEEDEAAMSLGASGLQTLLRVTLPSIKWSLLYGMIHCAARAMGEFGAVAVVSGHIRGRTVTAPLQVEILFNDFQFTAAFAVASLLAAMGLVTLLLKILLEGRRADHGN, encoded by the coding sequence ATGTGGCTCAAGGCCGCCTGTATAGGCCTCTCCTTTGTCTTTGTTGGCATTCTGGTGGCGACGCCCGTGGCGGCCATTTTCCAGCAGGCCCTGGCAAATGGCATCGGAGCATACTGGCAGGCGATCAGCAGCGACCAGTCCAGGCAGGCGATTGTACTCAGCCTGCTGGCCGCCTTTGTCGCCGTCCCATTGAACACGACCTTTGGAATCGCCGCGGCGTGGGCCATCGCTCGTTTTGAATTTCCAGGGAAGGCAACCTTTTCAGCAATCATCGATTTGCCCTTCTCTGTTTCACCGGTCATTGCCGGTCTGGTCTTTGTCTTGCTCTTTGGCGGTCGGGGCCTCTTTGGAGAATGGTTACAAGAGCACAACTTTCGAATTATTTTTGCCGCGCCGGGCATTGTCCTGGCCACTGTTTTTGTAACTTTTCCCTTTGTGGCGCGGGAATTGATTCCTTTCATGCAGGCCCAAGGCGCTGAAGAAGACGAGGCCGCCATGAGTCTTGGCGCCAGCGGTTTGCAAACCTTGCTCCGCGTTACGCTTCCTTCCATCAAGTGGAGTCTGCTCTACGGCATGATCCATTGCGCCGCCCGGGCCATGGGCGAATTTGGCGCAGTCGCCGTAGTTTCCGGACACATTCGCGGTCGCACGGTTACCGCGCCGCTGCAGGTGGAGATACTTTTCAATGATTTCCAGTTCACTGCGGCCTTTGCCGTCGCCTCGCTGTTGGCCGCGATGGGACTGGTAACTCTGCTCTTGAAAATCTTGCTCGAAGGACGTCGCGCCGATCATGGAAATTGA
- a CDS encoding RNA polymerase sigma factor, producing the protein MLAGGAICDDAGYKIARWSQALSTLSSALLSKARPRLSPADPERELRLRLEQRQSERALTLIERHYGPRLKRLALRLLDDEDDVADAMQETMIAIHRSLDRFGGRSRVYTWVYRVALQTLLNWRRARSRRRRRENPSTMQADMAGAKAPDKICEEHFRRQMLRSALLELPARQRMTLLLFEDQGFSIRRIANFFQEDERATRARLHRARATLRKALQKDRRLPGEELLGLFRIDAVGRLR; encoded by the coding sequence ATGCTTGCCGGCGGCGCTATTTGTGATGATGCTGGTTACAAAATTGCGCGCTGGAGCCAAGCCCTGTCCACCCTGTCATCGGCCCTTCTGTCCAAAGCCAGACCGCGTCTTTCGCCCGCAGACCCGGAGCGAGAACTGCGTTTGCGCCTGGAGCAAAGGCAATCGGAGCGCGCCTTGACGCTGATCGAACGGCACTATGGCCCCAGGCTGAAACGTCTGGCGCTGCGCTTGCTTGATGATGAAGATGATGTCGCCGACGCCATGCAGGAGACGATGATTGCCATCCATCGCTCGCTGGATCGCTTTGGCGGGCGTTCGCGCGTCTACACCTGGGTTTATCGGGTCGCTTTACAAACGCTGCTGAACTGGCGCCGGGCGCGTTCTCGCCGCCGTCGCCGGGAAAATCCTTCGACCATGCAAGCGGATATGGCCGGCGCCAAAGCGCCCGATAAAATTTGCGAGGAGCACTTTCGTCGCCAAATGCTGCGCTCCGCACTACTGGAACTGCCCGCCCGCCAGCGAATGACCTTGCTTCTCTTCGAGGATCAGGGTTTTAGTATTCGCCGGATTGCCAATTTCTTTCAAGAGGACGAGCGTGCAACGCGCGCTCGTCTGCACCGGGCCCGCGCTACGCTGCGTAAGGCGCTGCAGAAGGACCGCCGGCTGCCAGGCGAAGAATTGCTTGGACTCTTTCGCATCGATGCGGTCGGCCGCTTACGCTGA
- a CDS encoding DoxX family protein yields MASASPRNYYLWIAQIVVALILVQTLFFKFTAAPESVYIFTTLGAEPWGRIGSGIMELVAAILLVIPRSAASGAVLSAGAMFGALAAHLGPLGVVVQDDGGLLFALAMTALLLSASILWLRRKEIPLIGSRLPF; encoded by the coding sequence ATGGCAAGCGCATCGCCCCGCAACTACTACCTGTGGATTGCTCAGATCGTCGTCGCATTGATCTTGGTACAGACGCTCTTCTTCAAATTTACAGCAGCGCCAGAGTCGGTGTATATCTTTACGACGCTGGGGGCAGAACCGTGGGGACGCATTGGCTCAGGCATCATGGAGTTGGTCGCTGCTATTCTGCTGGTGATTCCTCGCAGCGCCGCCAGCGGCGCAGTGTTGAGCGCAGGCGCTATGTTTGGCGCGCTGGCAGCGCACCTCGGTCCGCTTGGCGTAGTCGTACAGGATGATGGCGGCCTGCTTTTTGCGCTGGCGATGACCGCCCTGCTGCTATCGGCTTCCATTCTCTGGCTGCGACGCAAAGAAATCCCGCTGATTGGATCGCGCCTGCCCTTTTGA
- a CDS encoding GNAT family N-acetyltransferase produces the protein MIQSLQFESLEDPAGDLQEELWERLREHGRGKLSNPALAEHASLAILAREDGVLRAGLLALTYFQGMNLQCLWIDQSWRGRRLGSHMLGLAEEAARERHCNVIFGHSFGFQARDFYVKHGYEVFGVIPEYPPGHGCSFLKKSLA, from the coding sequence ATGATTCAGTCGCTGCAGTTTGAAAGTTTGGAAGACCCTGCCGGGGATCTGCAGGAAGAACTCTGGGAGCGGCTGCGCGAGCACGGTCGCGGCAAACTCAGTAATCCGGCCCTGGCCGAGCACGCCTCGCTGGCTATTCTTGCTCGGGAAGATGGCGTTCTGCGCGCCGGACTTCTGGCGCTTACTTATTTCCAGGGGATGAATCTGCAATGCCTGTGGATTGACCAGAGCTGGCGCGGTCGACGTCTGGGATCGCATATGCTTGGCCTGGCGGAAGAGGCGGCCAGGGAGCGTCATTGCAACGTGATATTTGGCCACAGCTTTGGATTTCAGGCGCGCGACTTCTATGTCAAACACGGCTATGAAGTTTTCGGGGTGATTCCCGAGTATCCGCCGGGGCACGGTTGTAGCTTTCTAAAGAAAAGCCTGGCCTGA
- a CDS encoding DoxX family protein, with translation MLQKLLKTDSSDYISLILRLTLGLFFFPHGMQKLFGWFGGYGFEGTYGFLTGAGLPGVVAFLVIIGESFGSLGLLTGFLTRFSAASLGVIMIGAAILMHRAIGFVSTQAGLGWELHFLAIGISIALTIRGGGMASVDGILGGKLKG, from the coding sequence GTGCTACAAAAACTGCTGAAAACTGACAGCAGCGACTACATCTCCCTGATCCTGCGGCTAACGCTGGGGCTTTTCTTTTTCCCGCACGGCATGCAGAAGCTATTTGGCTGGTTTGGCGGCTACGGCTTTGAAGGGACCTATGGCTTTTTGACCGGCGCCGGTCTGCCCGGGGTGGTCGCCTTTCTGGTAATCATTGGCGAATCCTTTGGCTCGCTTGGCCTGTTGACCGGCTTTCTGACCCGTTTCAGCGCGGCCAGCCTGGGCGTAATCATGATTGGCGCTGCAATTCTGATGCACCGGGCCATTGGATTCGTGAGTACACAGGCCGGTCTCGGCTGGGAGCTGCACTTCCTGGCCATCGGCATCTCCATTGCTCTGACGATCCGCGGCGGCGGCATGGCCAGCGTGGACGGAATTCTGGGCGGCAAGCTGAAGGGCTAG
- a CDS encoding patatin-like phospholipase family protein: MGWPFRNIVFEGGGVWGAAYGGALLKLEEQGILAQMERAAGTSAGSIAALTVSLRYNAHQMRKLLRDLDFSSFTQKSEPLKFHDRYGWYTTGALLDWIQQLIREAGPNLGRDLTGQETFADLKAAGALDLVVFAADLNRRRSIAFSAQNTPAVPVAEAVRASASIPGFFQACELKVNEERAHIFVDGGILINYPIMAFDRNRPNRATLGLKFTRRRQQPDAPAADFSFGMWSQWARQLYDTISNQRNEILYRTPIYLRRTIFIDVGEASAVNFAISDWEKNELMERGYQGVERFVHRWQTEHSPLGLLRRLFGWRPERKEAGL; this comes from the coding sequence ATGGGCTGGCCTTTCAGGAACATTGTCTTTGAAGGCGGCGGCGTCTGGGGCGCCGCCTATGGCGGCGCACTGCTCAAGCTGGAAGAGCAGGGGATACTTGCCCAAATGGAACGCGCCGCGGGCACATCGGCGGGCAGTATTGCCGCCCTGACTGTAAGCCTGCGCTACAATGCTCACCAGATGCGCAAGCTGTTGCGCGACCTGGATTTCAGCAGCTTCACACAAAAATCCGAGCCGCTAAAATTCCACGATCGCTATGGCTGGTATACGACCGGAGCGCTGCTGGACTGGATTCAGCAATTGATCCGCGAGGCGGGACCCAATCTGGGCCGCGATTTGACCGGACAGGAGACCTTTGCTGATTTGAAGGCGGCCGGGGCGCTCGATCTGGTCGTTTTCGCCGCCGATCTGAATCGCCGCCGATCTATAGCATTCAGCGCGCAAAATACGCCTGCCGTTCCGGTGGCGGAGGCGGTACGCGCCTCGGCCTCCATTCCTGGATTTTTTCAGGCCTGCGAATTGAAGGTCAATGAGGAAAGGGCGCATATTTTTGTCGATGGCGGGATTCTGATCAACTATCCGATCATGGCCTTTGATCGCAATCGCCCCAATCGAGCAACGCTGGGTTTGAAATTTACCAGGCGCCGCCAGCAGCCAGACGCCCCGGCGGCGGATTTCAGTTTTGGCATGTGGTCGCAGTGGGCGCGCCAGCTCTACGATACGATCAGCAATCAGCGCAATGAAATTCTCTATCGAACTCCAATCTATTTGCGTCGGACAATCTTTATTGATGTCGGCGAAGCCTCCGCAGTCAATTTCGCCATCAGCGATTGGGAAAAGAATGAACTGATGGAACGCGGCTACCAGGGCGTGGAACGATTTGTGCACCGCTGGCAAACGGAGCACAGCCCGCTGGGACTGCTGCGCCGGCTATTTGGCTGGCGGCCGGAGCGCAAAGAGGCGGGTCTGTGA
- a CDS encoding DNA-formamidopyrimidine glycosylase — MPELPDLEYVRDRLRDELLSSGPRDLMEFRVRQPVVIRNLSGRPLEDLMAGCQLAGIQRVGPFLQFEFGQARLAVHPMLAGAFRLAERPQMRALCVAFRFGEQSWLCYGDDKKMGKLYFYLSGQESMVPDLLHAGLPVLSPECSEGAFLDILARRRQQARAFLMDHSNLSAIGNAYADEILFEAGIHPKTSVQQLSDEQRRRLFQAVRSVLQQGIEHVRAAGRPIEEKVRDHMQVRNRKDQPCPRCGTRIRRANVLGYDAFFCPSCQPDTKRGFIDWRLTEA; from the coding sequence ATGCCCGAGCTTCCTGATCTGGAGTACGTGCGTGATCGACTCCGCGACGAGCTGCTGTCCTCCGGCCCGCGCGACCTGATGGAGTTCCGCGTTCGCCAGCCGGTGGTCATTCGCAATTTGAGCGGGCGTCCGCTGGAGGATTTGATGGCCGGCTGCCAGCTCGCCGGCATCCAGCGCGTCGGGCCTTTTCTGCAGTTTGAATTCGGCCAAGCGCGCCTGGCGGTGCATCCGATGCTGGCTGGCGCCTTTCGCCTCGCCGAACGGCCGCAGATGCGCGCCCTGTGCGTCGCCTTTCGCTTTGGCGAGCAAAGCTGGCTTTGCTACGGCGACGATAAAAAGATGGGGAAACTATACTTTTACCTTTCCGGCCAGGAATCTATGGTCCCGGACTTGCTCCACGCGGGGCTGCCGGTTCTATCCCCGGAGTGCAGCGAAGGCGCCTTTCTCGATATCCTCGCTCGCCGTCGCCAGCAGGCGCGTGCATTCTTGATGGATCATTCCAACCTCAGTGCAATAGGCAATGCGTACGCCGATGAAATCCTTTTTGAAGCCGGAATTCATCCCAAGACATCGGTTCAGCAATTGAGCGACGAACAGCGTCGCCGACTGTTTCAGGCCGTTCGGAGCGTACTGCAGCAAGGCATCGAACATGTTCGTGCGGCCGGCCGCCCGATCGAAGAGAAAGTACGCGATCATATGCAGGTGCGCAATCGCAAGGATCAACCCTGTCCGCGCTGTGGGACGCGCATTCGTCGGGCTAACGTCCTTGGCTACGACGCCTTTTTCTGCCCGAGCTGCCAGCCGGATACAAAGCGCGGATTCATTGATTGGCGACTGACCGAGGCTTGA